Proteins found in one Bacillales bacterium genomic segment:
- a CDS encoding cysteine synthase family protein, giving the protein MEYYRNVHELIGNTPLLEISQFPMPEGVRLFAKLESFNPGGSIKDRLGMELLEEALRTGKLQEGGTIVEPTAGNTGIGLALAAVNRGFRVIFCVPEQFSVEKQMLMQALGAEIVHTPTQEGMRGAIRKAKALVSEIPGAYYPEQFGNPANPETYYKTLGPEIWRQTDGTLDVFVAGAGTGGTFMGTAKYLKEKNPKVKTVIVEPEGSVIKGGEPGPHKTEGIGMEFLPDYMDRSYFDEIHTITDQRAFQRVRELAEQVGILAGSSSGAALEASLLEASKARGKTTIVTIFADSSERYLSKKIYEGVE; this is encoded by the coding sequence ATGGAATATTACCGGAACGTTCATGAATTGATCGGCAATACGCCGCTTTTGGAAATTTCGCAGTTTCCGATGCCGGAAGGCGTTCGCCTGTTCGCGAAGTTGGAGTCTTTCAATCCCGGCGGCAGTATCAAAGACCGTCTCGGGATGGAATTGTTGGAAGAAGCGCTTCGCACCGGCAAACTGCAAGAAGGCGGTACGATTGTTGAGCCTACGGCGGGAAACACCGGCATCGGTTTGGCGCTTGCGGCCGTCAACCGCGGATTTCGCGTCATTTTTTGCGTGCCCGAACAATTCAGTGTTGAAAAACAAATGTTAATGCAGGCGCTCGGTGCCGAAATTGTTCATACGCCGACCCAGGAAGGGATGCGCGGCGCGATTCGCAAGGCGAAGGCACTCGTTTCTGAGATTCCGGGTGCGTATTATCCAGAGCAATTCGGAAACCCGGCGAATCCTGAGACGTACTACAAGACGTTAGGTCCGGAAATCTGGCGGCAGACGGATGGGACCCTCGACGTTTTTGTTGCAGGAGCGGGAACGGGCGGCACGTTTATGGGTACGGCGAAATATTTGAAAGAGAAAAACCCGAAGGTGAAAACGGTCATTGTCGAGCCGGAAGGATCCGTCATTAAAGGCGGTGAGCCGGGACCTCACAAAACGGAAGGAATCGGCATGGAGTTTTTGCCTGACTATATGGACCGTTCGTATTTTGATGAAATTCATACGATCACGGACCAACGGGCCTTTCAACGAGTTCGCGAGTTGGCGGAACAAGTCGGCATTCTTGCCGGGAGTTCGTCTGGAGCGGCATTGGAAGCATCGTTACTGGAAGCTTCTAAGGCGCGCGGAAAGACAACGATCGTAACCATTTTCGCCGATTCGAGCGAACGATATTTGAGCAAAAAGATTTACGAAGGAGTGGAGTGA
- a CDS encoding YrrS family protein — protein sequence MRDFEPGRSRHLSRSQKRKQNRLLNAMIAIVVILIAIVGYSIFFGGGQPDQQQSAASGEATKSSNTDNGGQDENTAAVNDDDNEQDDNERNGDSGITDETGDDSQNAGNENTEDELSGSAEEGEAGEAGPEGPWEPVGTEQKGEHQTSYERGSQDWNEQLQAVYYATGLSEDGSTLWWIEPDGGPGKTVAYIASENEPHKFYVVHIEWVDEKGWKPTNVETMNVENPKAWYEEKKNSD from the coding sequence ATGCGAGATTTTGAACCGGGACGATCGCGTCATTTGTCTCGAAGCCAAAAAAGAAAACAAAATCGGCTGCTCAACGCAATGATAGCCATTGTCGTCATTTTGATCGCGATTGTCGGTTATTCGATCTTTTTCGGAGGCGGACAGCCGGATCAACAACAGTCAGCTGCGTCCGGTGAGGCAACGAAGTCGTCGAATACGGACAATGGCGGACAAGACGAAAATACGGCGGCCGTCAACGACGATGACAATGAGCAAGACGATAACGAACGAAATGGCGACAGCGGAATAACGGACGAGACTGGGGACGATTCGCAGAACGCTGGAAATGAAAATACGGAGGATGAATTGAGCGGGTCGGCAGAGGAAGGCGAAGCAGGCGAAGCGGGTCCGGAAGGACCGTGGGAGCCTGTTGGAACGGAGCAGAAAGGCGAACATCAAACGTCTTATGAACGCGGCTCCCAAGACTGGAATGAACAGTTACAAGCCGTATACTATGCGACCGGCCTATCGGAAGACGGTTCGACTTTATGGTGGATCGAACCGGACGGGGGACCGGGAAAGACGGTTGCTTACATAGCTTCAGAGAACGAGCCTCATAAGTTTTACGTCGTCCACATCGAATGGGTCGACGAAAAAGGCTGGAAACCGACGAACGTAGAAACGATGAACGTCGAAAATCCGAAGGCTTGGTACGAGGAAAAGAAAAATTCTGATTGA
- a CDS encoding S-ribosylhomocysteine lyase, producing the protein MPEKMNVESFNLDHTKVKAPYVRLVGVTEGHHGDKVYKYDIRFCQPNKEHMDMPGLHSIEHLMAENIRNHIDNVLDIGPMGCQTGFYFSILNNDNYEETVEAIEKTLNDVLKADEVPACNPVQCGWAENHSLEGAKEIARKMLAKKDEWQEVFAE; encoded by the coding sequence ATGCCTGAAAAAATGAATGTTGAAAGTTTCAACCTCGATCATACGAAAGTAAAAGCTCCGTATGTAAGACTTGTCGGTGTAACTGAAGGTCACCACGGGGACAAAGTGTACAAATACGATATTCGTTTCTGCCAGCCGAACAAAGAACACATGGATATGCCGGGGCTGCATTCCATCGAACATTTAATGGCGGAAAACATTCGCAATCATATCGATAACGTTCTTGATATCGGCCCGATGGGTTGTCAAACGGGATTTTACTTTTCCATCCTCAACAATGACAATTACGAAGAAACGGTGGAAGCGATTGAAAAAACACTGAACGACGTGCTCAAAGCGGATGAGGTGCCGGCTTGCAACCCCGTGCAATGCGGTTGGGCGGAAAATCACAGTCTTGAAGGGGCTAAGGAGATTGCTAGAAAGATGCTTGCCAAAAAAGATGAGTGGCAAGAAGTCTTTGCCGAATAA
- a CDS encoding sulfite oxidase-like oxidoreductase: MSTKAERIKRAKLPPRTSEHGNRLPPGQVLTERFPILHVGDVPVYDPIDKWDLQVFGAVEQPRRFRFNDLLAMPQRKITCDIHCVTRWSKFDNVFEGIPFRTFMESFAVRPEATHVIVHGDYDYETNVPLEDLLNDNVLLAHSYNGHPLTEKHGFPLRLIVPHLYFWKSAKWLRGFEFVNEDRNGYWERNGFHHYGDPFREQRFSDEELEMPEDGWKEKEYDE; this comes from the coding sequence ATGTCAACAAAAGCTGAACGCATTAAAAGGGCAAAACTTCCTCCCCGCACTTCCGAACACGGGAACCGGCTCCCACCCGGCCAAGTCTTGACGGAGAGATTTCCGATTCTTCACGTCGGCGACGTTCCTGTATATGATCCGATTGACAAGTGGGATTTACAAGTGTTTGGGGCGGTGGAACAACCTAGACGGTTTCGTTTCAACGATCTCTTGGCGATGCCGCAACGGAAAATCACTTGCGATATTCATTGCGTGACGCGGTGGTCCAAATTCGACAACGTTTTTGAAGGCATTCCTTTCCGAACGTTTATGGAATCCTTTGCGGTTCGTCCCGAAGCTACGCATGTCATTGTGCATGGAGATTATGACTATGAAACGAATGTGCCGCTTGAGGATTTGTTAAATGACAACGTATTGCTTGCTCATTCTTATAACGGCCATCCATTAACGGAAAAACACGGTTTTCCGCTCCGGTTAATCGTTCCGCATCTGTATTTTTGGAAAAGTGCCAAGTGGCTGCGCGGTTTTGAATTCGTGAACGAAGATCGTAACGGGTATTGGGAAAGAAACGGTTTTCATCATTATGGCGACCCGTTTCGGGAACAAAGATTTTCCGATGAAGAATTGGAGATGCCGGAAGACGGCTGGAAAGAAAAAGAGTATGACGAGTAA
- the sigK gene encoding RNA polymerase sporulation sigma factor SigK, translating to MTGMITAIAYFFKEVMVFVSYVKNNAFPQPLSNEEEKKYLRRLEEGDEEARNILIEHNLRLVAHIVKKFENTGEDTEDLISIGTIGLIKGIESYSRGKGTKLATYAARCIENEILMHLRAMKKTKKDVSLQDPIGQDKEGNEITLIDVLKADNDDIVELIQLNMEKRKIYEFIHILDERERQVVVARFGLDSHKERTQREIAKELQISRSYVSRIEKRALLKLFHEFYKNREPKRKAD from the coding sequence GTGACTGGCATGATCACAGCCATCGCTTACTTTTTCAAAGAAGTGATGGTTTTTGTGTCTTACGTAAAAAACAACGCATTTCCGCAGCCGCTTTCGAATGAGGAAGAGAAAAAGTATTTAAGAAGGTTGGAAGAAGGAGACGAGGAAGCGAGGAACATTTTAATCGAACATAATTTGCGTTTGGTCGCTCACATCGTTAAGAAATTCGAGAATACGGGCGAAGATACGGAAGATCTCATATCCATCGGAACGATCGGCTTGATCAAAGGGATTGAAAGTTATTCACGCGGGAAAGGGACGAAATTGGCGACATATGCGGCCCGTTGTATCGAAAATGAGATTTTGATGCATTTGCGCGCGATGAAAAAGACGAAAAAAGACGTGTCGCTGCAAGACCCGATTGGTCAAGACAAAGAAGGCAATGAAATCACGTTGATTGACGTTTTAAAAGCGGATAACGACGACATCGTGGAACTTATTCAACTGAACATGGAAAAGCGGAAAATTTACGAATTTATTCACATTCTCGACGAACGCGAGCGCCAAGTGGTCGTTGCTCGATTCGGCCTCGACAGCCATAAAGAACGGACACAGCGGGAAATTGCAAAGGAATTGCAAATTTCGCGCAGTTACGTTTCTCGCATTGAAAAACGGGCATTGCTGAAGCTGTTCCATGAGTTTTATAAAAATCGCGAGCCCAAGCGAAAGGCGGATTGA
- a CDS encoding penicillin-binding protein 2, which yields MGVNKKRTFQVGLAFFVVFLILISRLAYIQLIATQSFSSENINLLKAAVRQRTEGFKLNDGRGVLLDRHGRPMRDERRKALILFPFLKETHWPYKKVAEIVGVPAENLLEKVKAAQVPFALPQSLTKQQVSAVRMLHIPGVYAETVQSQEFDPFAEHILGLVAENSKLVKERYPEKLRSGVIEPTTKIGISGLEEAFDPFLVSRGTSKLIYHTEANGSPLFGLQVRFTGPGSPYYPLSVKTTLDKHLQMIVQQAVDEAGLEKGGAVLLDARTNTLLAMVSRPKFDPHHPYDRGAKNYMILPQIPGSVFKIVTAAAAIETGAIDPDRQFNCDTNLYGGPNPERKLGQLTFAEGFAESCNRVFGQLATEIADEHPNYIETYAKRLGMLGPVGWRGTVYRVEHLQHFPNEVPGQIWEDESYKQNPKSVAQTAIGQLNVRISPLAAANAVATIARGGEKAQVRAATEILYKNGTPLAHFEYQLLPGDTISSFAAMRLQSLMRKVVTEGTGHRLSRLPYTVAGKSGTAQTGGKNSDVNNQWFAGYFPADNPRYVLVVVDLHRTPGQVKTYEIYSQIVKQLFLYDQKKVAKTIVSPNTFK from the coding sequence ATGGGGGTGAACAAGAAAAGAACTTTCCAGGTCGGCCTTGCCTTCTTTGTCGTCTTTTTAATCCTTATATCAAGACTCGCTTACATTCAACTCATTGCAACGCAATCGTTTTCCTCGGAAAACATCAATTTGCTGAAAGCCGCCGTTAGGCAGCGAACGGAAGGGTTCAAATTAAATGATGGACGCGGAGTGTTGCTGGATCGTCACGGCCGCCCGATGAGGGACGAGCGGAGGAAGGCGTTAATTTTGTTCCCGTTTTTGAAAGAAACGCATTGGCCGTACAAAAAAGTCGCGGAAATCGTGGGTGTTCCCGCCGAGAACCTGCTTGAAAAAGTGAAAGCAGCACAAGTGCCTTTCGCATTGCCGCAATCCCTCACGAAACAACAAGTTTCAGCCGTTCGCATGCTGCACATTCCCGGTGTTTACGCCGAAACTGTGCAATCGCAGGAATTTGACCCTTTCGCAGAACACATTCTTGGTCTTGTCGCTGAAAACAGCAAACTCGTCAAGGAAAGATATCCAGAAAAGCTGCGGTCAGGTGTCATCGAACCGACGACGAAAATCGGTATCAGCGGACTCGAGGAAGCTTTCGATCCGTTTCTCGTCTCAAGGGGCACTTCCAAACTTATTTATCATACGGAGGCTAACGGATCACCGTTGTTCGGTCTTCAAGTTCGCTTTACCGGTCCCGGAAGTCCTTATTATCCATTAAGCGTGAAAACTACGTTGGATAAACACTTGCAGATGATCGTTCAACAGGCCGTCGATGAAGCCGGACTCGAAAAAGGCGGTGCCGTCCTGCTCGATGCCCGAACGAATACATTGCTCGCCATGGTGAGCCGGCCGAAATTCGATCCGCACCACCCGTATGATCGCGGGGCGAAAAATTACATGATTTTGCCGCAAATCCCGGGATCCGTTTTCAAAATCGTTACCGCCGCTGCCGCCATCGAAACGGGTGCGATTGATCCAGATCGACAGTTTAATTGCGATACCAACTTGTACGGCGGTCCGAATCCAGAAAGGAAACTTGGCCAATTGACGTTTGCCGAAGGGTTCGCTGAAAGCTGCAATCGGGTATTCGGTCAATTAGCAACGGAAATCGCCGATGAACATCCGAATTACATCGAAACGTACGCCAAACGGCTCGGGATGCTCGGCCCCGTCGGTTGGAGAGGTACGGTCTACCGAGTCGAACACCTTCAACATTTCCCGAACGAAGTACCCGGCCAAATTTGGGAAGACGAATCGTACAAACAAAATCCGAAGTCGGTCGCTCAGACGGCAATCGGTCAACTGAATGTGCGCATCTCTCCGCTGGCGGCGGCAAACGCGGTGGCGACAATCGCTCGCGGGGGCGAGAAAGCCCAAGTGAGAGCGGCAACAGAAATTTTATATAAAAACGGCACACCGCTGGCACACTTTGAATATCAATTGCTGCCTGGGGATACGATTTCTTCCTTTGCGGCGATGCGTTTGCAGAGCTTGATGAGGAAAGTCGTGACCGAAGGAACCGGCCATCGGTTGAGCCGCTTGCCGTATACGGTCGCTGGGAAATCGGGTACTGCGCAAACGGGCGGTAAGAACAGTGACGTCAACAACCAATGGTTCGCCGGTTATTTTCCGGCGGATAACCCAAGATATGTGCTTGTCGTAGTAGATTTGCATCGAACACCGGGTCAGGTTAAAACGTACGAGATTTATTCGCAAATCGTCAAGCAGCTTTTTTTGTACGACCAGAAGAAGGTCGCAAAAACAATCGTTTCCCCGAACACTTTTAAATGA
- a CDS encoding 5'-methylthioadenosine/adenosylhomocysteine nucleosidase, translated as MTIGIIGAMDEEIEGLKTAIGDYTEQTAGGCLFIKGELQGKPVVVVKSGIGKVNAAIATTMLIQKFEPQLLINTGSAGGFHEELKVGDIVISTEVRYHDVDATIFGYEYGQVPGMTASFTADRELIETAVTAAQKIPNVRVEKGLIVSGDSFMNDQARVDFVNSKFKRLLAAEMEAAAIAHTCSRFDVPFVVIRSLSDIAGKESNVSFEQFLPTAARHSNAVIQNMLKELKVHA; from the coding sequence ATGACGATTGGCATCATTGGAGCGATGGACGAAGAAATCGAAGGCTTGAAAACAGCCATTGGCGATTATACGGAACAAACGGCTGGAGGTTGTTTATTTATAAAAGGAGAACTGCAAGGCAAACCGGTCGTCGTCGTCAAATCAGGCATCGGCAAGGTGAACGCCGCGATCGCAACGACGATGCTCATTCAAAAATTTGAACCGCAGCTCCTTATTAACACGGGATCTGCTGGGGGCTTCCATGAAGAGTTAAAAGTCGGTGATATTGTGATTTCTACGGAAGTTCGTTACCATGATGTTGATGCGACTATTTTCGGCTATGAATACGGTCAAGTGCCGGGAATGACCGCTTCCTTCACAGCGGATCGCGAATTAATCGAAACAGCTGTGACGGCTGCTCAGAAAATTCCGAATGTCCGTGTCGAAAAAGGGCTGATCGTCTCCGGTGATTCATTCATGAACGATCAGGCACGCGTCGATTTCGTCAACAGCAAGTTCAAGCGGTTGTTGGCCGCCGAGATGGAAGCGGCGGCGATTGCACATACGTGTTCGCGCTTTGACGTGCCTTTCGTGGTCATTCGTTCCTTGTCCGATATTGCCGGAAAAGAATCGAACGTGTCTTTCGAACAATTTTTACCGACGGCTGCTCGTCATTCGAATGCGGTCATTCAAAACATGCTTAAGGAGTTGAAAGTTCATGCCTGA
- a CDS encoding acetyl-CoA C-acyltransferase: MTTKGSMAMSPVIVTGWRTPFGKWKGNLADLSAKELGTHVVQELLKSVPEAKQADGVILAEVIQAGQGQNPARQVAAEAGVSLSTPAITLNNVCLGGLASAADASRRIVTGEGELFITGGFDSMTNAPYTAPFRHELGFGAVEMTDTLFHDGLRCALTNDSMGVLSDRKNRELRIDREAQDAYAQRSQARASEAERNGKLSKEIAPIHHGAQRFTKDEGIRHDSSLGKLAGLRPAFSKDGTITAGNASQMSDGASAGIIASEVTAHRIGKEPLARILGWAEVAGPDASLHLKPAHVIRKLLDLKRMRIEDIDLFEINEAFASVVIASIRELGLQNDKVNVNGGAIAIGHPLAGTGFRLLLTLAHELKRRGGGKGIASLCGGGGQGTAVLIEVPSNW; the protein is encoded by the coding sequence ATGACTACGAAAGGATCGATGGCTATGAGTCCGGTGATCGTAACGGGATGGCGAACGCCGTTTGGAAAATGGAAGGGGAATTTGGCCGATTTGTCGGCAAAGGAATTGGGAACGCATGTCGTCCAAGAATTGCTTAAATCCGTGCCGGAAGCAAAACAGGCGGACGGCGTCATTCTTGCGGAAGTGATCCAGGCCGGGCAAGGACAAAATCCGGCAAGACAGGTGGCGGCGGAAGCCGGCGTCTCCCTTTCGACGCCGGCGATCACGCTCAATAATGTTTGCCTCGGCGGGCTCGCTTCGGCAGCCGATGCGTCGAGACGCATTGTTACAGGGGAGGGCGAACTTTTCATTACCGGCGGGTTCGATTCGATGACGAATGCGCCTTACACGGCACCATTCCGACATGAACTTGGCTTCGGAGCTGTCGAAATGACGGACACGCTCTTTCATGATGGTCTTCGCTGCGCTTTGACCAACGATTCAATGGGCGTATTGTCGGATCGTAAAAATCGTGAATTACGAATTGACCGTGAAGCGCAAGATGCTTACGCGCAACGATCGCAAGCAAGAGCATCGGAAGCCGAAAGGAACGGAAAGTTAAGCAAGGAGATTGCACCAATCCATCACGGCGCCCAACGGTTCACGAAAGATGAAGGGATCCGGCACGATAGTTCTTTAGGCAAGTTGGCCGGTTTACGTCCTGCTTTCTCAAAAGACGGGACGATCACAGCGGGAAACGCGTCGCAAATGAGCGATGGGGCGAGTGCCGGGATCATTGCCTCCGAAGTCACAGCACATCGAATCGGCAAAGAGCCGCTAGCGCGCATTCTGGGTTGGGCGGAAGTTGCCGGTCCAGATGCGAGCCTGCATTTAAAACCGGCGCACGTGATCCGGAAATTGCTTGATTTAAAGCGGATGCGTATCGAGGACATTGATTTATTCGAAATCAATGAAGCTTTTGCGAGTGTCGTGATCGCCAGCATCCGTGAACTTGGTTTGCAAAACGACAAAGTCAATGTGAACGGCGGTGCGATCGCGATCGGTCATCCGCTCGCGGGGACCGGCTTCCGCTTGCTTCTGACGCTCGCTCACGAGTTGAAACGCAGGGGCGGGGGAAAAGGAATTGCCTCGTTATGCGGCGGAGGCGGGCAAGGAACGGCCGTATTGATCGAAGTGCCGTCCAACTGGTGA
- a CDS encoding class I SAM-dependent methyltransferase yields MGREFVELFDEWAESYDETVSSRENEYHEVFEHYDEILAEVVRCAEGTVLEFGVGTGNLTEKLLKAGHRVIGIEPSPMMRKKAQNRLPGLKLFDGDFLHYPALDEPIDTIVSTYAFHHLTDSEKQTAVRRYGKQLPKGGKIVFADTVFDNENAKLALFERVKQQNYLRLLHDLQTEYYTFRQALEEIFTASGFAVQFTRLNRYVSLMEAEKK; encoded by the coding sequence ATGGGGCGCGAGTTTGTCGAGTTGTTCGATGAGTGGGCAGAAAGCTATGATGAGACAGTGTCCAGTCGGGAAAATGAATATCACGAGGTGTTCGAGCACTATGATGAAATTTTGGCGGAGGTTGTGCGCTGCGCGGAAGGAACGGTGCTCGAATTCGGTGTCGGAACCGGGAATTTAACGGAAAAATTGCTTAAGGCAGGACACCGGGTCATCGGGATCGAGCCGTCCCCAATGATGAGGAAGAAAGCACAGAATCGGTTGCCGGGCTTGAAGCTTTTCGACGGGGACTTTCTTCATTATCCCGCACTGGATGAACCGATTGACACGATCGTCAGCACGTATGCCTTTCATCATTTAACCGACAGCGAGAAACAGACGGCTGTCCGTCGTTATGGAAAGCAGTTGCCGAAAGGTGGTAAAATTGTATTTGCGGATACGGTTTTCGATAACGAAAATGCGAAATTGGCGCTTTTTGAACGAGTGAAGCAACAAAACTACCTCCGCTTGCTGCACGATTTGCAAACGGAATATTATACGTTCCGTCAAGCTTTGGAGGAGATCTTTACGGCGAGCGGTTTTGCTGTGCAGTTCACTCGGTTGAACCGCTACGTTTCGTTAATGGAAGCCGAGAAAAAGTAA
- a CDS encoding YrhC family protein: MEDQKISKVRNKMTDYTHFAFTLLFLSAFMELGSVLPFPGKTGRDQILLSLAAFAFILAGLWFHRKVLKLKHQIDKETM, translated from the coding sequence ATGGAGGATCAGAAAATCTCCAAGGTTCGTAATAAAATGACTGATTACACGCATTTTGCTTTCACGTTGTTGTTTTTGAGTGCTTTCATGGAGTTGGGGTCTGTCCTTCCTTTTCCGGGGAAAACCGGGCGCGACCAAATTCTGTTGAGTTTGGCGGCGTTCGCGTTTATTTTGGCAGGCTTGTGGTTTCATCGCAAAGTTTTGAAATTAAAGCATCAAATAGACAAAGAAACGATGTAG
- a CDS encoding bifunctional cystathionine gamma-lyase/homocysteine desulfhydrase encodes MRKKTQMIHGGINGDEQTGAVSVPIYQVSTFEEDAPGKHRGYEYSRSGNPTRHALEELIKDLEHGEAGLAFASGMAAITAVMTLFNSGDHIVMTDDVYGGTYRVMTKVLNRLGIDSVFVDTSRPENIEQAIQENTKAVYVETPTNPLLKITDLRRASEIAKAHDLLLIVDNTFNTPYWQNPINHGADIVIHSATKYLGGHSDVVAGAVVVNSKELAEELYFIQNSTGGVLGPQDSWLLMRGIKTLALRMEEHEKNAAKIVDFLLRHEQVEKIYYPGLETHPGHDVAKRQGSGFGAMISFDVGSKEKAAEILSKVNYFTLAESLGAVESLISVPAQMTHASIPKDRRDELGVTEGLIRVSVGLEDVEDLLEDLQQALA; translated from the coding sequence TTGCGCAAAAAAACGCAAATGATTCACGGAGGGATCAATGGAGATGAACAGACAGGCGCGGTGTCCGTCCCGATTTATCAAGTAAGCACGTTCGAAGAAGACGCTCCGGGGAAACATCGCGGTTACGAATATTCCCGCAGCGGAAATCCGACGCGTCATGCGTTGGAAGAATTGATCAAGGATCTTGAACACGGCGAAGCAGGGTTGGCGTTCGCTTCCGGGATGGCGGCGATCACGGCGGTCATGACACTGTTTAACAGCGGGGATCACATCGTAATGACTGATGACGTGTATGGTGGAACGTATCGTGTGATGACGAAGGTGTTGAACCGCCTCGGCATTGATTCTGTGTTCGTTGATACGAGTCGGCCGGAAAACATTGAACAGGCGATTCAAGAAAATACAAAGGCTGTTTACGTCGAAACGCCGACGAATCCGTTGTTAAAGATCACGGATTTGCGGAGAGCTTCCGAAATAGCGAAAGCTCACGATTTGTTGTTGATCGTCGATAACACTTTCAATACCCCGTATTGGCAAAATCCGATCAATCACGGAGCTGACATCGTCATCCACAGCGCGACGAAGTATCTCGGCGGCCACAGCGATGTCGTAGCCGGTGCTGTTGTCGTCAATTCGAAGGAGCTTGCCGAAGAACTGTATTTTATACAAAATTCTACTGGCGGCGTCCTCGGACCGCAAGACTCGTGGCTGCTCATGAGAGGCATCAAGACGCTTGCGCTCCGCATGGAAGAGCATGAGAAAAATGCGGCGAAAATCGTTGATTTTCTTCTCCGGCATGAGCAAGTGGAGAAAATTTATTATCCCGGTCTTGAAACGCATCCGGGCCATGACGTCGCGAAGCGGCAAGGGAGCGGCTTTGGCGCGATGATTTCCTTTGACGTCGGCAGCAAGGAGAAGGCTGCCGAAATCCTTTCGAAAGTGAACTATTTCACGTTGGCTGAGAGTCTTGGTGCGGTGGAAAGCCTCATTTCCGTCCCCGCGCAAATGACACATGCCTCGATTCCGAAGGATCGCAGGGATGAGCTTGGCGTGACGGAAGGATTGATTCGCGTATCTGTCGGGCTTGAAGACGTCGAAGATTTATTGGAAGACTTGCAGCAGGCACTCGCTTAA